One Mycolicibacterium fortuitum subsp. fortuitum genomic window carries:
- a CDS encoding response regulator transcription factor: MTEPVTDIGVLLVDDQDLVRSGLRRILRRKDGFTIVAECADGDEVPEAVCRYRPDVVVMDLRMKRVDGIEATRQVTSVDGPPVLALTTFNDDELLSGALRAGASGFVLKDSSAEELIRAVRAVAHGDSYLDPAVTSRVLTTYRKAAEPRRAAAVGDLTARELDVLTLIAKGYSNAEIADELTISGLTVKSHIGHIFIKLDLRDRAAAIIHAYDAGLVSPQ, from the coding sequence ATGACGGAACCGGTAACCGATATTGGGGTGCTCCTGGTCGATGACCAGGACCTGGTCCGCTCCGGGCTGCGACGCATCCTGCGACGCAAGGACGGATTCACGATCGTCGCCGAATGCGCCGACGGCGACGAAGTGCCCGAGGCAGTCTGTCGGTACCGCCCCGACGTGGTGGTGATGGATCTACGCATGAAACGTGTCGACGGGATCGAGGCGACGCGGCAGGTGACGTCGGTGGACGGGCCACCGGTGCTGGCGCTGACCACATTCAACGATGACGAGTTACTCAGCGGCGCATTGCGCGCCGGTGCCAGCGGCTTCGTGCTGAAGGATTCCTCTGCCGAGGAACTGATCCGGGCCGTCCGGGCAGTGGCACATGGCGACAGCTATCTCGACCCCGCGGTGACCTCTCGGGTCCTCACCACCTACCGCAAGGCGGCCGAACCGCGCCGCGCAGCCGCGGTCGGCGACCTCACGGCCCGCGAACTCGATGTGCTGACGCTGATCGCCAAGGGGTATTCGAACGCCGAGATCGCCGATGAGCTCACCATCTCCGGGCTCACTGTGAAGAGCCACATCGGCCACATCTTCATCAAGCTCGACCTACGCGACCGGGCCGCCGCGATCATCCACGCGTACGACGCCGGGCTGGTCAGTCCCCAGTAG
- a CDS encoding sensor histidine kinase has protein sequence MLGSIARSLRGHVRRRGYALPVGYNWAIVLAFDSTVIGAGVVAMVQRPAEDLPASLLALFVCVAPFALFYFSGVDFKAPIVWSTWTTATAVLLFATATPISNDFAPLIAVLMVGEVASLVGVWGGFLASLTAAALLLTAASQHRLDALPLYLGILGMGWLVGYLVHTQQQLMRQQQESQAAQARHAAADERRRIAREVHDVIAHSLSVTLLHVTGARRGLQQDRDVDDAVEALEQAERLGRQAMADIRRTVGLLDGAPMSMAPEPGVDDIGCLVDDFVRAGLNVRLEATGRTEFVSAAVGLALYRIAQESLANIAKHAPDTEATVLLRISRTSATLTVANRLPAAVLSRQSGRDVEGRGVRGMRQRVELLGGIISVGPADDGWSVRTNIPLDDTDRASRWCPVVS, from the coding sequence ATGCTCGGCAGCATCGCGCGCAGCTTGCGTGGGCATGTGCGCCGGCGGGGGTACGCCCTCCCGGTGGGCTACAACTGGGCCATCGTCTTGGCGTTCGACTCCACGGTGATCGGTGCCGGCGTGGTGGCCATGGTGCAACGTCCGGCGGAGGATCTCCCGGCGAGCCTGCTCGCACTCTTTGTCTGTGTTGCCCCGTTCGCGTTGTTCTACTTTTCGGGTGTCGATTTCAAGGCACCGATCGTCTGGTCCACCTGGACTACCGCGACGGCCGTGTTGTTGTTCGCGACTGCGACACCGATCTCCAATGATTTCGCTCCGCTCATCGCTGTCCTGATGGTCGGTGAGGTCGCCTCACTGGTCGGGGTGTGGGGTGGTTTCCTGGCCTCGCTGACCGCGGCCGCCCTACTGCTGACCGCCGCGTCTCAACATCGCCTCGACGCTCTGCCGCTGTATCTGGGGATCCTCGGGATGGGTTGGCTGGTGGGCTATCTCGTACACACCCAGCAACAACTCATGCGGCAGCAGCAGGAGTCACAGGCCGCGCAGGCCCGACATGCCGCGGCCGATGAACGGCGCCGCATTGCCCGAGAGGTCCACGACGTGATCGCGCACTCCCTGAGCGTGACCCTGCTGCACGTGACGGGTGCGCGCCGCGGGTTGCAGCAGGACCGCGATGTCGACGACGCGGTCGAGGCATTGGAGCAGGCCGAACGTCTCGGCCGCCAGGCCATGGCCGATATCCGCCGCACGGTCGGGTTGCTCGACGGGGCGCCGATGAGCATGGCTCCCGAACCTGGAGTGGACGACATTGGTTGTCTCGTAGACGATTTCGTACGCGCCGGACTCAACGTACGTCTCGAGGCGACCGGCCGCACCGAGTTCGTCTCAGCAGCCGTAGGGCTGGCGTTGTACCGCATCGCCCAGGAGTCTCTGGCGAACATCGCCAAACACGCGCCCGACACGGAGGCCACAGTGCTACTGAGGATCTCCCGCACCTCGGCCACCCTGACCGTCGCCAACCGGCTCCCGGCGGCAGTTCTGTCCCGCCAGAGCGGACGGGACGTCGAGGGCCGGGGCGTGCGCGGTATGCGCCAACGGGTCGAGCTGCTCGGCGGGATCATCAGCGTCGGTCCCGCCGATGACGGATGGTCGGTACGCACGAACATTCCGCTGGACGACACCGACCGGGCGTCCCGGTGGTGCCCCGTGGTGTCATGA
- a CDS encoding TetR/AcrR family transcriptional regulator encodes MVPSSTRRRGPRRDVDTRALIVDTAERMFAEASIGAVAARAVAREAGVASRAVAYHFPVKRDLVVAVAHRRAPTVFAAVVDELVRVAQSEHDIGVCDVVEALIAPYVRLLDEDPVGGLRWLKVMNQLALDEDQIWLDQLAGTPSLPELFFAAAGRAVPDIQTREGQQRSTIAILSMIGSLASSDLALYGRPLGPGGLDRGWVDQLVRFTGSGLRGNENLPD; translated from the coding sequence GTGGTCCCGAGTTCGACCCGTAGACGCGGTCCCCGGCGCGATGTCGACACCCGAGCGTTGATCGTCGACACCGCCGAGCGGATGTTCGCCGAGGCCTCGATCGGTGCGGTGGCGGCTCGGGCGGTAGCCCGTGAGGCCGGCGTCGCAAGCCGCGCCGTGGCCTACCACTTCCCGGTGAAACGGGATCTGGTCGTGGCGGTGGCGCATCGGCGCGCGCCCACGGTGTTCGCGGCTGTGGTCGACGAGCTCGTCCGGGTAGCTCAGTCGGAGCACGATATTGGCGTCTGTGACGTGGTCGAGGCCCTGATCGCGCCTTACGTCAGGTTGCTCGACGAGGATCCGGTGGGTGGATTGCGGTGGCTGAAGGTGATGAATCAGCTCGCCCTGGACGAAGACCAGATCTGGCTCGATCAGTTGGCAGGCACCCCGAGTCTGCCCGAGTTGTTCTTCGCCGCGGCGGGCCGTGCGGTCCCGGACATTCAAACTCGAGAAGGCCAGCAGCGCAGCACAATTGCCATCTTGTCTATGATCGGTTCGTTGGCGAGTTCTGACCTCGCCCTCTATGGGCGGCCCCTCGGCCCAGGCGGCCTGGATCGTGGTTGGGTCGATCAGCTGGTCCGATTCACCGGCAGCGGTTTACGCGGCAACGAGAATCTGCCCGATTAG
- a CDS encoding LysR family transcriptional regulator ArgP: protein MQIDGQQLAAFAAVVELGSFDAAAQRLHVTPSAVSQRIKALEQRVGQVLVVREKPCTATAAGVPLLRLAAQTALLESETLAEMSGGSAHRARIALAVNADSMATWFTGVFAQASEFLFDVRIEDQDLSARLLREGVVMGAVTTERRPVPGCRVHPLGAMRYVPVAGPEYVQRYLPDGFTRDAAQVAPSLAWNRDDALQDQLVRKVFRKDVRRPIHYIPTAEGFGAAVRAGLGWGMYPEELVDDDFVRITEQFLDVPLYWQCWKLDSHTVETVTAAVRTAAQSLRGATQA, encoded by the coding sequence GTGCAAATCGACGGCCAGCAGCTTGCTGCGTTCGCCGCGGTGGTCGAGCTCGGGAGCTTCGACGCGGCCGCGCAACGTCTGCATGTGACTCCGTCGGCGGTAAGCCAGCGCATCAAGGCCCTTGAGCAACGTGTCGGCCAGGTGCTTGTAGTGCGCGAAAAGCCGTGCACAGCAACGGCTGCCGGAGTGCCACTGCTCAGACTCGCCGCACAGACGGCGTTGCTGGAATCCGAGACCTTGGCGGAGATGAGTGGTGGCTCGGCGCACCGCGCCAGAATCGCGCTGGCGGTCAACGCCGATTCGATGGCGACGTGGTTCACCGGGGTGTTTGCGCAAGCGTCCGAGTTCCTGTTCGACGTCAGGATCGAGGATCAGGACCTGTCGGCGCGGCTGCTGCGTGAGGGCGTGGTGATGGGTGCGGTGACCACCGAGCGGCGCCCGGTGCCTGGCTGCCGGGTGCACCCGTTGGGAGCGATGCGTTATGTACCGGTGGCCGGCCCCGAGTACGTGCAGCGTTACCTGCCCGACGGTTTCACCCGCGATGCGGCCCAGGTGGCACCCTCGTTGGCCTGGAACCGTGATGACGCCTTGCAGGATCAATTGGTGCGCAAGGTGTTCCGCAAAGATGTCCGGCGCCCGATTCACTACATTCCGACCGCTGAGGGATTCGGTGCCGCCGTGCGGGCGGGGTTGGGCTGGGGGATGTATCCCGAAGAACTGGTGGACGACGACTTCGTCCGGATCACCGAACAATTCCTGGATGTGCCGTTGTACTGGCAGTGCTGGAAGCTCGACAGCCACACCGTGGAGACCGTCACGGCT